The proteins below come from a single Piscinibacter gummiphilus genomic window:
- a CDS encoding ABC transporter substrate-binding protein: MSKPADHKPIVMPPATDLSRRGVLKAGLAASTLGTAALWNSADAADPKVLNYLSWPGNADPSIVGEFEKQYGVKIRIKEYVGGDQMMAVVNQSPPGTFDVVLADAEYMHLLKAADFIEPLDPADYPLKDLWPEFQKFPLHWFDGKLYGVMLDFGYLGLSYNTKAFTPKEVSSYSVMWSEKAKGKVGFFDWYLPSMGCISLSNGNRPPFDLDKAKFEALKKKMFSLKPQASGFYTIADIFSSMTNGRAQLIPGIGEWITLGLRTSGVPVDTIIPEEGGLQYTESLSIVKGTSKRDLARKFIQYSLTPRAQVAMATKVDNRKSIPSMPAWKLLNDTKPQEAKLLRMELKGPNVMDEYKAKKIQLRQLPKQQSIEDWNDLWSQFKSL, translated from the coding sequence ATGTCGAAGCCCGCCGATCACAAGCCCATCGTGATGCCCCCCGCCACCGACCTCAGCCGCCGTGGCGTCCTGAAGGCCGGCCTCGCCGCCAGCACGCTCGGCACCGCCGCCCTCTGGAACAGCGCCGACGCCGCCGACCCCAAGGTGCTGAACTACCTCTCGTGGCCGGGCAATGCCGACCCGTCCATCGTCGGCGAGTTCGAGAAGCAGTACGGCGTGAAGATCCGCATCAAGGAGTACGTGGGCGGCGACCAGATGATGGCGGTGGTGAACCAGTCGCCTCCGGGCACCTTCGACGTGGTGCTCGCCGATGCCGAGTACATGCACCTGCTCAAGGCGGCCGACTTCATCGAGCCGCTCGACCCGGCCGACTACCCGCTGAAGGACCTCTGGCCCGAGTTCCAGAAGTTCCCGCTGCACTGGTTCGACGGCAAGCTCTACGGCGTGATGCTCGACTTCGGTTACCTCGGCCTGTCGTACAACACCAAAGCCTTCACGCCGAAGGAAGTCTCGTCGTACTCGGTGATGTGGAGCGAGAAGGCCAAGGGCAAGGTCGGCTTCTTCGACTGGTACCTGCCGTCGATGGGCTGCATCAGCCTGTCGAATGGCAACCGTCCGCCCTTCGACCTGGACAAGGCCAAGTTCGAGGCGCTGAAGAAGAAGATGTTCTCGCTCAAGCCGCAGGCCTCGGGCTTCTACACCATCGCCGACATCTTCTCGTCGATGACCAACGGCCGCGCGCAGCTCATCCCGGGCATCGGCGAGTGGATCACGCTGGGGCTTCGCACGAGCGGCGTGCCGGTCGACACCATCATCCCGGAAGAAGGCGGCCTGCAGTACACCGAATCGCTCTCCATCGTGAAGGGCACGAGCAAACGCGACCTCGCGCGCAAGTTCATCCAGTACTCGCTGACCCCGCGCGCGCAGGTGGCCATGGCGACCAAGGTCGACAACCGCAAGAGCATCCCGTCGATGCCCGCGTGGAAGCTGCTCAACGACACCAAGCCGCAAGAAGCCAAGTTGCTGCGCATGGAGCTCAAGGGCCCCAACGTGATGGACGAGTACAAGGCCAAGAAGATCCAGTTGCGCCAGCTGCCCAAGCAGCAGTCCATCGAGGACTGGAACGACCTGTGGAGCCAGTTCAAGAGCCTGTGA
- a CDS encoding amidohydrolase family protein, with product MTTTVIRGGRLLDATSRSAPLTDLLVTGGVITSLGAPGMAAPAEAEVFDASGTLMHAGLVNGHTHGSTNLSKATHDRWTLELLLSGSGEWAANQTRHHKYLNTYIGAVEMLQKGCTTAYDLTFGFPLATVDDLYAIGQAYVDAGMRAVVAPMLQDVSFYKAIPGLYDALPASHKAQVDASGGDTGAILRSMEEALKHWPHDPAQVKLGIAPTIPLHCSDELTLGCVKLATEYGAQTQSHVAESKVQAVAALKRWGKSLTAHFDELGMLGPNFTVAHGVWLDDDDMRRLAAKGASVSHNAGSNMRLGAGIADSRRMLELGVNLALGTDGALCADNQNMYEAMRYASMVSNVRTPDYERWLSAPEVFTAATQGGARATGFEKAGRIAVGCLADIVFLDLHSINWIPMNDPVNQVVLTEDATGVRDVMVGGKLVVRGGRHADCDMAKLARDAQVARDEVAEANAEGKHLAQALERAVGSFCMGLCREPFHLHRYGGPLGL from the coding sequence ATGACGACCACCGTCATCCGCGGCGGGCGCCTGCTCGACGCCACCTCACGCAGCGCTCCACTCACCGACCTGCTGGTCACCGGCGGCGTCATCACGAGCCTCGGTGCGCCCGGCATGGCCGCACCGGCCGAGGCCGAGGTGTTCGACGCCAGCGGCACGCTGATGCACGCCGGCCTCGTCAACGGCCACACGCACGGCAGCACCAACCTCAGCAAGGCCACGCACGACCGCTGGACGCTGGAGCTGCTGCTCAGCGGCTCGGGCGAATGGGCGGCCAACCAGACGCGCCACCACAAGTACCTCAACACCTACATCGGTGCGGTCGAGATGCTGCAGAAGGGCTGCACCACCGCCTACGACCTCACCTTCGGCTTCCCGCTCGCAACCGTCGACGATCTCTACGCCATCGGCCAGGCCTATGTCGACGCCGGCATGCGCGCGGTGGTGGCCCCGATGCTGCAGGACGTGTCGTTCTACAAGGCCATCCCCGGCCTCTACGACGCGCTGCCCGCCTCGCACAAGGCACAGGTCGACGCGAGCGGCGGCGACACCGGCGCCATCCTGCGCAGCATGGAAGAGGCGCTCAAGCACTGGCCGCACGACCCGGCGCAGGTGAAGCTCGGCATCGCGCCGACCATCCCGCTGCACTGCTCCGACGAGCTGACGCTCGGCTGCGTGAAGCTCGCCACCGAATACGGCGCGCAGACGCAATCGCACGTCGCCGAATCGAAGGTGCAGGCGGTGGCCGCGCTGAAGCGCTGGGGCAAGTCGCTCACCGCGCACTTCGACGAGCTCGGCATGCTGGGCCCCAACTTCACCGTGGCGCACGGTGTGTGGCTCGACGACGACGACATGCGCCGCCTGGCCGCCAAGGGCGCGTCCGTCTCGCACAACGCCGGCAGCAACATGCGGCTGGGTGCCGGCATCGCCGACTCGCGCCGCATGCTCGAGCTCGGCGTGAACCTCGCGCTCGGCACCGACGGCGCCCTGTGCGCCGACAACCAGAACATGTACGAGGCGATGCGCTATGCCTCGATGGTGTCGAACGTGCGCACACCCGACTACGAACGGTGGCTGAGCGCGCCCGAGGTCTTCACCGCGGCCACGCAAGGCGGCGCGCGTGCGACGGGATTCGAGAAGGCCGGGCGCATTGCCGTGGGCTGTCTCGCCGACATCGTGTTCCTCGACCTTCACTCGATCAACTGGATCCCGATGAACGACCCGGTGAACCAGGTCGTGCTGACGGAAGACGCCACCGGCGTGCGCGACGTGATGGTGGGCGGGAAGCTCGTGGTGCGCGGCGGGCGGCATGCCGACTGCGACATGGCGAAGCTCGCGCGAGACGCCCAGGTGGCGCGTGACGAGGTGGCCGAGGCCAACGCCGAAGGCAAGCACCTCGCACAGGCGCTCGAGCGTGCGGTGGGGAGCTTCTGCATGGGCCTGTGCCGCGAGCCCTTCCACCTGCACCGTTATGGCGGGCCCCTGGGGCTCTGA
- a CDS encoding BMP family ABC transporter substrate-binding protein yields MSAFSTSWNRRRFLSTTTAGATLAALAPQALAQKPVTVGLIYVGPRDDYGWNQAHAVAAKALKAVPGVKVVEEENVPETVAVRKTLEAMVKSDGASLVFGTSFGYFDPFMIDMAKRNPKVEFRHPTSLWSADKHPMNLGGYFCFLDQAHYVNGIAAGLSTKSNKIGYVAAKPIPIVLRNINAFTMGVRKVNPNATVQLVMTGDWSMPVREAEATNSLVGSGCDVIACHVDSPKIIVEAAEKLGAKTLGHNASQANLAPKGFITGAENKWETVYKAFAAAIAKGEKLPNTFFGGYDKDMVASTPFGAGATDKARNAATAAMADMKAGKPIFAGPIKSNTGKLVIDKAYGNYDPFLDRMDFLVEGVVGSLT; encoded by the coding sequence ATGTCCGCGTTCTCGACTTCCTGGAACCGCCGCCGGTTCCTGTCCACCACCACCGCAGGCGCAACGTTGGCCGCGCTGGCGCCGCAGGCCCTGGCGCAGAAGCCCGTCACCGTCGGCCTGATCTACGTCGGCCCACGCGACGACTACGGCTGGAACCAGGCGCACGCCGTCGCGGCCAAGGCCTTGAAGGCCGTGCCCGGCGTGAAGGTGGTGGAAGAAGAGAACGTGCCCGAGACCGTGGCTGTGCGCAAGACGCTCGAAGCGATGGTCAAGTCCGACGGCGCCTCGCTTGTCTTCGGCACCTCGTTCGGCTACTTCGACCCCTTCATGATCGACATGGCCAAGCGCAACCCGAAGGTGGAGTTCCGCCACCCCACCTCGCTGTGGTCGGCCGACAAGCACCCGATGAACCTCGGCGGCTACTTCTGCTTCCTGGACCAGGCGCACTACGTCAACGGCATCGCCGCCGGTCTCTCGACCAAGTCCAACAAGATCGGCTACGTGGCCGCGAAGCCCATCCCCATCGTGCTGCGCAACATCAACGCCTTCACGATGGGGGTGCGCAAGGTCAACCCCAATGCCACGGTGCAACTCGTGATGACGGGCGACTGGTCGATGCCCGTGCGCGAAGCCGAGGCCACCAACTCGCTCGTGGGCAGCGGCTGCGACGTGATCGCCTGCCACGTCGACAGCCCGAAGATCATCGTCGAGGCTGCCGAGAAGCTGGGGGCCAAGACGCTCGGCCACAACGCCTCGCAGGCCAACCTCGCGCCCAAGGGTTTCATCACCGGCGCCGAGAACAAGTGGGAGACGGTCTACAAGGCCTTTGCCGCCGCCATCGCCAAGGGTGAGAAGCTGCCCAACACCTTCTTCGGCGGTTATGACAAGGACATGGTCGCGAGCACCCCCTTCGGCGCAGGCGCGACCGACAAGGCGCGCAATGCGGCCACCGCCGCCATGGCCGACATGAAGGCCGGCAAGCCGATCTTCGCCGGGCCGATCAAGAGCAACACCGGCAAGCTCGTCATCGACAAGGCCTACGGCAACTACGACCCCTTCCTCGACCGCATGGACTTCCTGGTCGAGGGTGTGGTGGGCTCGCTGACCTGA
- a CDS encoding GntR family transcriptional regulator encodes MTTPNKADVAYTALKQAIIEQALQPGTKLPEDALGTHFQVSRTLVREALARLAAEGLVDAQHNRTATVARPSLEEARSVFEVRRCLEQEVVRLVIERWSPFIGQALEEHVRLEEQAAREQQAPACARLAGEFHVRLAQLVGNPVLERYVDEVVSRCSLILAVHGRPHSPECGITEHRALIDAFRKGDLRAARRLMASHLGELEARVLNSTPVTDDADLGQILGRYAPGAKPAVRPSRRKA; translated from the coding sequence ATGACGACACCCAACAAGGCCGACGTTGCCTACACCGCGCTGAAGCAGGCCATCATCGAGCAGGCGCTCCAGCCCGGCACCAAGCTCCCGGAAGACGCGCTCGGCACGCACTTCCAGGTGAGCCGCACGCTGGTCCGCGAGGCGCTGGCGCGGCTGGCGGCCGAGGGGCTGGTCGATGCGCAGCACAACCGCACGGCCACGGTGGCGCGGCCCAGCCTGGAAGAGGCGCGCAGCGTCTTCGAGGTGCGGCGCTGCCTGGAGCAGGAGGTGGTGCGGCTCGTCATCGAACGCTGGTCGCCCTTCATCGGGCAGGCACTGGAAGAACACGTGCGGCTCGAAGAGCAGGCCGCGCGCGAGCAGCAGGCGCCGGCCTGCGCGCGGCTGGCGGGCGAGTTCCACGTGCGACTGGCGCAGCTGGTGGGCAACCCGGTGCTGGAGCGTTACGTCGACGAGGTGGTGTCGCGCTGCTCACTCATCCTAGCCGTGCATGGCCGGCCGCATTCGCCCGAGTGCGGCATCACCGAGCACCGCGCGCTGATCGACGCCTTCCGCAAGGGCGACCTGCGCGCAGCAAGACGGCTGATGGCCTCGCACCTCGGCGAGCTCGAAGCGCGTGTGCTCAACAGCACCCCCGTGACGGACGACGCCGACCTCGGCCAGATCCTCGGCCGCTACGCACCGGGCGCCAAGCCCGCCGTGCGCCCCTCGCGCCGCAAGGCCTGA
- a CDS encoding urea carboxylase-associated family protein, producing MTARTVTMTLNQQQLELLLRTIDQGAAPDLAALAKRALREHGLPAAPKAAPAAWQPLSETRELLHELVLEPGTGKALEVLKGQVIRIEQVEGNQCADFNCFNLHDYREFMHTGRTRTVHGLNPGPGDLLWSAPPRERAMMLILEDTVRCNDVMFPRCSAYLYESAYGFAAHTNCHDIQAEAQREYGLTPDDVHDSFNLFMRTEVHSGRGHIHRQDSKPGDHVDLLALMDVLAVPNVCGADIMRTSNFALKPLKVSIFQATPADLARVPHIPQLKSQRTPADFRQPQIKADRELKRDPAYRPMFTNVPLRSQCWDIPLDADDCDRLQATGLHTIYGEGNDGDVLRDVIFSWWESRFLGAAGAGAPAI from the coding sequence ATGACGGCCCGCACGGTCACGATGACCCTGAACCAGCAGCAGCTCGAGCTGCTGCTGCGCACGATCGACCAGGGCGCCGCGCCCGACCTTGCGGCGCTGGCCAAGCGCGCCTTGCGCGAGCACGGCCTGCCGGCAGCACCCAAGGCGGCTCCGGCTGCATGGCAGCCATTGAGCGAGACCCGTGAGTTGCTCCACGAGCTGGTGCTGGAGCCCGGCACCGGCAAGGCGCTGGAGGTGCTGAAGGGCCAGGTGATCCGCATCGAGCAGGTCGAGGGCAACCAGTGCGCCGACTTCAACTGCTTCAACCTGCACGACTACCGCGAGTTCATGCACACCGGCCGTACGCGCACCGTCCACGGCCTCAACCCCGGGCCGGGTGACCTGCTGTGGTCGGCCCCGCCGCGCGAGCGCGCGATGATGCTGATCCTGGAAGACACCGTGCGCTGCAACGACGTGATGTTCCCCCGCTGCAGCGCCTACCTCTACGAGTCGGCCTACGGCTTTGCGGCCCACACCAACTGCCACGACATCCAGGCCGAGGCGCAGCGCGAATACGGCCTCACGCCCGACGACGTGCACGATTCCTTCAACCTCTTCATGCGCACTGAAGTCCACAGCGGCCGTGGCCACATCCACCGGCAGGACTCGAAGCCCGGCGACCATGTGGACCTGCTGGCGCTGATGGACGTGCTGGCCGTGCCCAACGTGTGCGGCGCCGACATCATGCGCACGAGCAACTTCGCGCTGAAGCCGCTGAAGGTGTCGATTTTCCAGGCCACGCCGGCCGACCTGGCGAGGGTGCCCCACATCCCGCAGCTGAAGAGCCAGCGCACGCCGGCCGACTTTCGTCAGCCGCAGATCAAGGCCGATCGCGAGCTCAAGCGTGACCCGGCGTACCGGCCGATGTTCACCAACGTGCCGCTGCGTTCGCAATGCTGGGACATCCCGCTCGATGCCGACGACTGCGACCGCCTGCAGGCGACCGGCCTGCACACGATCTATGGCGAAGGCAACGACGGCGACGTGTTGCGCGACGTGATCTTCAGCTGGTGGGAGTCGCGCTTCCTCGGCGCGGCCGGGGCGGGTGCACCAGCCATCTGA
- a CDS encoding flavin reductase family protein, which translates to MTTEVDFSAIGAYERYKLMASLIVPRPIALITTLSEDGVVNAAPFSMFNMLGEEPPIVMVSINRLSDGELKDTAAHIARSGEFVVHIADEAIAGQMHHCGERHPRNVSELEKVGLTTLPSRSVAPPRIAEAPVAFECKLWETLETESRQIFIGRVLWLHAREGLIDTERWRVQLSEYFPVGRFGASFYTGTRERFALNQPAPEAGGDAHGGPIDTL; encoded by the coding sequence ATGACCACCGAAGTCGATTTCTCCGCCATCGGCGCCTACGAGCGCTACAAGCTGATGGCCAGCCTGATCGTGCCGCGGCCGATCGCGCTCATCACCACCCTCAGCGAAGACGGCGTGGTCAACGCGGCGCCCTTCAGCATGTTCAACATGCTGGGCGAGGAGCCCCCGATCGTGATGGTGAGCATCAACCGCCTGAGCGACGGCGAGCTGAAGGACACCGCCGCGCACATCGCGCGCAGCGGAGAGTTCGTGGTGCACATCGCCGACGAGGCCATCGCCGGGCAGATGCACCACTGCGGCGAGCGCCACCCGCGCAACGTGAGCGAGCTCGAAAAGGTCGGCCTCACGACGCTGCCGTCGCGCAGCGTGGCGCCGCCGCGCATCGCCGAAGCGCCGGTGGCCTTCGAGTGCAAGCTGTGGGAGACCTTGGAAACCGAGAGCCGGCAGATCTTCATCGGCCGCGTGCTGTGGCTGCACGCCCGCGAGGGGCTGATCGACACCGAGCGCTGGCGCGTGCAACTCTCCGAGTACTTCCCCGTGGGCCGCTTCGGCGCGAGCTTCTACACCGGCACGCGCGAGCGCTTCGCGCTCAACCAGCCGGCGCCCGAGGCCGGCGGCGACGCGCACGGCGGCCCAATCGACACGCTTTGA
- a CDS encoding polysaccharide deacetylase family protein: MTDTTSPPAAAEPRPVPSHERFDYSGIRQRPAGRWPNGSRLAVYLALNIEHFAFADGPGACIGLPLPHPDVLNHSWRDYGNRVGAWRCLDLFDSLALPAAALINTSLYAHAPELVAACVARGDELVAHGHTNSERQGGMARDEESRLIAHCRDEMREKSGAAPAGWLSPWISESLHTPDLMAEHGYRYTLNWCHDDQPTRLRTTHGPLWSIPYPQELNDIPMIVGRHLDAKDFAQMIVDNFDEMREQAATQPLVMGIALHPYLVGQPYRLRHLRRALQHLVASRDDGDVWFTTPGAICDAADAMGEMFPKAMP, from the coding sequence ATGACCGATACGACAAGCCCACCCGCCGCAGCCGAGCCGCGGCCTGTGCCAAGCCACGAGCGCTTCGACTACAGCGGCATCCGCCAGCGCCCCGCCGGCCGCTGGCCCAACGGCAGCCGCCTGGCGGTGTACCTCGCGCTCAACATCGAGCACTTCGCCTTCGCCGACGGCCCCGGCGCCTGCATCGGGCTGCCCCTGCCGCACCCCGACGTGCTGAACCACAGCTGGCGCGACTATGGCAATCGCGTCGGCGCGTGGCGCTGCCTCGACCTCTTCGACAGCCTGGCGCTGCCTGCCGCCGCGCTCATCAACACCTCGCTCTACGCGCACGCGCCGGAACTGGTCGCTGCCTGCGTGGCCCGCGGCGATGAGCTGGTCGCCCACGGGCACACCAACAGCGAGCGGCAAGGTGGCATGGCGCGTGACGAGGAATCTCGGCTCATCGCGCATTGCCGCGATGAGATGCGAGAGAAGTCAGGCGCTGCACCGGCAGGCTGGCTCTCGCCCTGGATCTCGGAGAGCCTTCACACACCGGACCTGATGGCCGAACACGGCTACCGCTACACGCTCAACTGGTGCCACGACGACCAGCCGACCCGCCTGCGCACGACGCACGGGCCGCTGTGGTCCATTCCGTATCCGCAAGAGCTGAACGACATCCCGATGATCGTCGGCCGCCACCTCGACGCGAAGGACTTCGCGCAGATGATCGTCGACAACTTCGACGAGATGCGCGAGCAGGCGGCCACGCAGCCACTGGTGATGGGCATCGCCTTGCACCCCTACCTGGTCGGCCAGCCCTACCGCCTGCGCCACCTGCGCCGCGCCTTGCAGCACCTCGTGGCCTCCCGCGATGACGGCGATGTGTGGTTCACGACGCCAGGTGCCATCTGCGATGCGGCCGATGCCATGGGCGAGATGTTCCCGAAAGCCATGCCATGA
- a CDS encoding DUF1993 domain-containing protein, which yields MTFSLHAATVQPMLQVLGSVTHLVRKAEAHCAEHGVAEREIIAARLAPDMLPFTYQVKSAAEHSWGALNAVREGFATPSLEAPPKTFAGLLEKLDAARQGLAALTPAEVDSLVGKDVHFEFKGVHREFLAEGYLMSYALPNFYFHAVTAYDLLRARGLAIGKKDFLGELRVKG from the coding sequence ATGACCTTCTCGCTCCACGCCGCCACCGTGCAACCCATGCTCCAGGTGCTCGGCTCCGTGACCCACCTCGTGCGCAAGGCCGAGGCCCACTGCGCCGAGCACGGCGTGGCCGAGCGCGAGATCATCGCGGCGCGCCTCGCGCCCGACATGCTGCCCTTCACCTACCAGGTCAAATCGGCCGCCGAGCATTCGTGGGGTGCCCTCAACGCGGTGCGGGAAGGGTTTGCCACGCCGAGCCTCGAAGCGCCGCCCAAGACCTTCGCCGGCCTGCTCGAGAAGCTCGACGCGGCACGCCAGGGCCTGGCCGCGCTCACGCCCGCCGAGGTCGACAGCCTCGTCGGCAAGGACGTGCACTTCGAGTTCAAGGGCGTGCACCGCGAGTTCCTGGCCGAGGGCTACCTGATGTCCTACGCCCTGCCCAACTTCTACTTCCACGCCGTCACGGCCTACGACCTGCTGCGCGCCCGTGGGCTCGCCATCGGCAAGAAAGACTTCCTGGGCGAGTTGCGGGTCAAGGGCTGA
- a CDS encoding DUF2855 family protein, which yields MTSTLTQLQSDKKNLGRTRVVEKPIPTLQPGEALLKIDRVAVTSNNITYAAFGEVPHLRYWSFYPTGDDAWFHMPAWGFAEIVETTVEGLAVGERFYGFWPIASHVVMQPVRVSERGFYDGAPHRLELTSAYNQYQRVTTDAAYRAADENYQMLTRPLFITSFMLADFLEDNSFFGAKQIVVSSASSKTAYGTVFCFQDLKNLSLVGLTSSGNTGFVEGLGCYHRTVDYKALESLDKTIPTIYVDFAGDNELRRRMHEHFGASLTYSCYAGSAQSHDHLGNAPEVPGPKPQPYFAPYQIKKRNADWGAAEVTRKFNEAQLAFIRRVSDASKPWMGVKEHKGFGAGQDLVDALVAGHIDPKDGHVVVLG from the coding sequence ATGACCAGCACCCTCACCCAGCTGCAAAGCGACAAGAAGAACCTCGGCCGCACCCGCGTGGTCGAGAAGCCCATTCCCACCCTCCAGCCCGGCGAAGCGCTGCTCAAGATCGACCGCGTGGCCGTGACGTCGAACAACATCACCTACGCCGCCTTCGGCGAGGTGCCGCACCTGCGCTACTGGAGCTTCTACCCCACCGGCGACGATGCCTGGTTCCACATGCCGGCCTGGGGCTTCGCCGAGATCGTGGAGACGACCGTCGAGGGCCTCGCCGTCGGCGAGCGCTTCTATGGCTTCTGGCCCATCGCGAGCCACGTCGTCATGCAGCCCGTGCGCGTGAGCGAGCGCGGCTTCTACGACGGCGCGCCGCACCGCCTGGAGCTCACCTCGGCCTACAACCAGTACCAGCGCGTGACGACCGACGCCGCCTACCGCGCCGCCGACGAGAACTACCAGATGCTGACGCGCCCGCTCTTCATCACGTCGTTCATGCTGGCCGACTTCCTCGAAGACAACAGCTTCTTCGGCGCGAAGCAGATCGTCGTCTCCAGCGCCTCCAGCAAGACGGCCTACGGCACCGTGTTCTGCTTCCAGGACCTGAAGAACCTGAGCCTCGTCGGCCTCACCTCCAGCGGCAACACCGGCTTCGTCGAGGGCCTCGGCTGCTACCACCGCACGGTGGACTACAAGGCGCTTGAATCGCTCGACAAGACGATCCCCACGATCTATGTCGACTTCGCCGGCGACAACGAGCTGCGCCGCCGCATGCACGAGCACTTCGGCGCCTCGCTCACCTACAGCTGCTACGCCGGCTCGGCCCAGTCGCACGACCACCTGGGCAACGCCCCCGAAGTGCCGGGCCCAAAACCGCAGCCCTACTTCGCGCCCTACCAGATCAAGAAGCGCAACGCCGATTGGGGCGCTGCCGAGGTCACGCGCAAGTTCAACGAAGCGCAGCTCGCCTTCATCCGCCGCGTGAGCGATGCGAGCAAGCCGTGGATGGGCGTGAAGGAACACAAGGGCTTCGGCGCCGGGCAGGACCTGGTCGACGCCCTGGTGGCCGGCCACATCGACCCGAAGGACGGGCACGTGGTGGTGCTGGGCTGA
- a CDS encoding TetR/AcrR family transcriptional regulator: MSSPRATPPADPKAKPLKRPTQARAKVTVQAIFDAFVRIWQRDGWARLTTRAVALEAGIAVGTLYDYFPSKAALQSGYVRHCIEALIHAVDAQAVQPSSLTWRERLHVLVELACGVSAEPPSWFHPDMLAIEPQVAEPKHQRRAHEELCAMWQRVFDACADLPRRPSPETVQALHLAVWGGRRYAMLVRLDDAQMRHWAAEMEHLCQLAVLNQETP, encoded by the coding sequence ATGAGCTCACCCCGCGCCACGCCCCCCGCCGACCCCAAGGCCAAGCCCCTGAAACGGCCGACGCAAGCCCGCGCCAAGGTCACGGTGCAGGCCATCTTCGATGCCTTTGTTCGGATTTGGCAGCGCGATGGCTGGGCCCGGCTCACCACCCGCGCGGTGGCGCTGGAGGCCGGCATTGCAGTGGGCACGCTGTACGACTACTTCCCGAGCAAGGCGGCGCTGCAATCGGGCTACGTGCGCCACTGCATCGAGGCGCTGATCCACGCCGTCGACGCGCAGGCGGTGCAGCCGTCATCGCTCACCTGGCGCGAGCGCCTGCACGTGCTGGTGGAGCTTGCCTGCGGCGTGAGCGCCGAGCCGCCGTCATGGTTCCACCCCGACATGCTGGCCATCGAGCCGCAGGTGGCCGAACCCAAGCACCAGCGGCGCGCGCACGAGGAGCTGTGCGCGATGTGGCAGCGTGTGTTCGACGCCTGCGCCGACCTGCCGCGGCGCCCCTCGCCCGAGACGGTGCAGGCGCTGCACCTCGCGGTGTGGGGCGGGCGCCGCTATGCCATGCTCGTGCGGCTCGACGACGCGCAAATGCGCCACTGGGCCGCCGAGATGGAGCATCTGTGCCAGCTCGCCGTTCTCAACCAGGAAACGCCATGA